From Streptomyces durmitorensis, a single genomic window includes:
- a CDS encoding M14 family metallopeptidase, producing MRRRARSKRSRAGFRSVVAAGALLVGGLVAVPHAQADSGAKAPATDDPAAVKVYEAEVTKKQIPILIEAGQDAHELAGQAPERGTARVEVYLTQAQAKGVEREGVELTEQKVSASTAQKLKAAGDGVFRPYSGKGGLKEEIVKTGQANPGLTKVVSIGKTIKGQDILALKLSKGAKKSKDGSKPSTLYMSNQHAREWITPEMTRRLLHHYLDNYGKDQRITKLVDSTELWFVLSANPDGYDFTHAADGERQWRKNLRDIDGDGRIAAGDGVDLNRNFAYKWGYDNEGSSPAPSSETYRGTGPISEPETKALDRFQKRIGFTYGINYHSAAELLLYGVGWQVATPTPDDVLYKALNGTPEKPAVPGYHPQVASELYTTNGEADGHAGNINGISMFTPEMSTCQTVSNLDPNDPWKPEDCASIFTFPDDEKLIQQEFAKNVPFALAVAETALHPDQPVSVSGIEAPDFTPDAFTTSYARGGDQEVAVTARKSVRDKELNYRVNGGRTHTEDLKAWKGGETYGGEDNLHFDQYRAEVEDARVGAKVEVWFTGRTKKGRTQSPHFTYTVTERAKANTLVVAEEGAPATQAQKYVDALRANGRSAVVWDVAKQGTPHPLGVLSHFSAVVHYTGDPVPSAATQLALRAYLNEGGKLIESGERTGSNVDLGDALSDDFAQYYLGAYERLSAPGASSFAGSGALDGVNTPLAAADANPLDKAGRYTVTSDSLPADEFPQFKSAAAGSYPGLTNPYAPFEGQGMASASHADQDWKRLTRTIDLTGVSAADKPELRFALNWNLETGYDHGVLEAHTTGADDWTTLPDTNGNSSAAVPAECGAGFFINGHPFLRHYLTQSATGCTASGTSGAWNSFTGSSSGWKPVSFDLSAYAGKTVEVSLSSITDPSSGGRGLFADNAQLVIGGNATQTERFEASLGTWSVAPAPPGSPNITGDWARTGELYKPYAAVTARDSVLLGFGFEHVPGNAERAALMGASLAHLRR from the coding sequence ATGAGACGAAGAGCGAGATCCAAGAGATCCAGGGCCGGTTTCAGATCGGTCGTCGCCGCGGGCGCACTGCTCGTCGGCGGCCTCGTCGCCGTGCCGCACGCCCAGGCCGACAGCGGGGCGAAGGCCCCGGCCACCGATGACCCGGCGGCCGTGAAGGTCTACGAGGCCGAGGTCACCAAGAAGCAGATCCCGATCCTCATCGAGGCGGGCCAGGACGCCCACGAGCTAGCGGGGCAGGCTCCCGAGCGCGGCACCGCCCGCGTCGAGGTCTATCTGACCCAGGCGCAGGCCAAGGGCGTCGAGCGTGAGGGCGTCGAGCTCACCGAGCAGAAGGTGTCCGCAAGTACGGCGCAGAAGCTCAAGGCCGCGGGGGACGGCGTGTTCCGGCCGTACAGCGGCAAGGGCGGCCTCAAGGAGGAGATCGTCAAGACCGGTCAGGCCAACCCCGGCCTCACCAAGGTCGTGTCCATCGGCAAGACCATCAAGGGCCAGGACATCCTCGCGCTCAAGCTCTCCAAGGGCGCCAAGAAGTCCAAGGACGGCTCCAAGCCGTCCACGCTCTACATGTCCAACCAGCACGCGCGCGAGTGGATCACCCCCGAGATGACCCGCCGCCTGCTGCACCACTACCTCGACAACTACGGCAAGGACCAGCGCATCACCAAGCTCGTGGACTCCACCGAGCTGTGGTTCGTGCTCTCCGCCAACCCCGACGGCTACGACTTCACGCACGCGGCCGACGGCGAGCGCCAGTGGCGCAAGAACCTCCGCGACATCGACGGCGACGGCAGGATCGCGGCGGGCGACGGCGTCGACCTCAACCGCAACTTCGCCTACAAGTGGGGCTACGACAACGAGGGTTCGTCCCCGGCGCCCTCCTCGGAGACCTACCGCGGCACGGGCCCCATCTCCGAGCCCGAGACCAAGGCGCTCGACCGCTTCCAGAAGCGCATCGGCTTCACGTACGGGATCAACTACCACTCCGCGGCCGAACTGCTCCTCTACGGAGTGGGCTGGCAGGTCGCCACGCCGACCCCGGACGACGTCCTGTACAAGGCGCTCAACGGCACCCCGGAGAAGCCCGCAGTCCCCGGCTACCACCCGCAGGTCGCCTCGGAGCTCTACACCACCAACGGCGAGGCCGACGGCCACGCGGGCAACATCAACGGCATCTCGATGTTCACGCCGGAGATGTCCACCTGCCAGACCGTCTCCAACCTCGACCCGAACGACCCCTGGAAGCCCGAGGACTGCGCCTCCATCTTCACCTTCCCGGACGACGAGAAGCTGATCCAGCAGGAGTTCGCGAAGAACGTCCCGTTCGCACTCGCCGTCGCCGAGACCGCACTCCACCCCGACCAGCCGGTCTCCGTCTCCGGCATCGAGGCCCCGGACTTCACCCCTGATGCCTTCACCACGTCGTACGCTCGCGGCGGTGACCAGGAGGTCGCCGTCACCGCCCGCAAGTCGGTGCGGGACAAGGAGCTCAACTACCGCGTCAACGGCGGCCGTACGCACACCGAGGACCTCAAGGCCTGGAAGGGCGGCGAGACCTACGGCGGTGAGGACAACCTCCACTTCGACCAGTACCGCGCCGAGGTCGAGGACGCGCGCGTGGGTGCCAAGGTCGAGGTGTGGTTCACCGGCCGCACCAAGAAGGGCCGCACACAGAGCCCCCACTTCACGTACACCGTCACCGAGCGGGCCAAGGCGAACACCCTCGTCGTCGCCGAAGAGGGAGCCCCCGCGACACAGGCCCAGAAGTACGTCGACGCCCTGAGGGCCAACGGCCGGTCGGCCGTGGTCTGGGACGTCGCCAAGCAGGGCACCCCGCACCCGCTCGGCGTCCTGTCGCACTTCTCCGCGGTCGTGCACTACACCGGCGACCCGGTGCCGTCGGCGGCGACCCAACTCGCCCTGCGCGCCTACCTCAACGAGGGCGGCAAGCTGATCGAGTCCGGTGAGCGCACCGGCTCGAACGTGGACCTCGGGGACGCGCTCTCCGACGACTTCGCGCAGTACTACCTGGGGGCGTACGAACGCCTCTCCGCACCCGGCGCCAGCAGCTTCGCCGGCAGCGGCGCGCTCGACGGCGTGAACACGCCGCTCGCCGCGGCCGACGCCAACCCCCTGGACAAGGCGGGCCGCTACACCGTCACGTCCGACAGTCTGCCCGCCGACGAGTTCCCGCAGTTCAAGAGCGCGGCGGCAGGCAGCTACCCCGGCCTCACCAACCCGTACGCGCCCTTCGAGGGCCAGGGCATGGCGTCGGCGAGCCACGCCGACCAGGACTGGAAGCGGCTGACCCGCACCATCGACCTGACCGGGGTCTCGGCCGCGGACAAGCCGGAGCTGCGGTTCGCGCTCAACTGGAACCTGGAGACCGGCTACGACCACGGGGTCCTGGAAGCGCACACCACCGGCGCCGACGACTGGACCACGCTCCCGGACACGAACGGCAACTCGTCCGCGGCCGTGCCCGCCGAGTGCGGGGCCGGGTTCTTCATCAACGGCCACCCGTTCCTGCGCCACTACCTGACGCAGTCGGCGACCGGCTGCACGGCGTCGGGCACCAGTGGGGCCTGGAACAGCTTCACCGGGTCCTCCAGCGGCTGGAAGCCCGTCTCCTTCGACCTGAGCGCCTACGCGGGCAAGACGGTCGAGGTGTCGCTCAGCTCCATCACCGACCCCTCCAGCGGGGGCCGCGGACTGTTTGCCGACAACGCCCAGCTCGTGATAGGGGGCAACGCCACGCAGACCGAGAGATTCGAGGCCTCGCTGGGCACCTGGAGCGTCGCTCCGGCACCCCCCGGGAGCCCCAACATCACGGGTGACTGGGCCCGCACAGGGGAGCTCTACAAGCCCTACGCGGCCGTCACAGCGCGTGACAGCGTGCTGCTCGGCTTCGGGTTCGAGCATGTACCCGGAAACGCCGAACGGGCCGCTCTTATGGGCGCCTCCCTTGCACATCTGCGCCGCTGA
- a CDS encoding RNA polymerase-binding protein RbpA — MASGNAIRGSRVGAGPMGEAERGESAPRLRISFWCSNGHETVPSFASDAQVPDTWDCPRCGFPAGQDRDNPPDPPRTEPYKTHLAYVRERRSDADGEAILAEALAKLRGEI; from the coding sequence GTGGCAAGTGGCAACGCGATCCGAGGAAGTCGGGTCGGGGCGGGGCCGATGGGCGAGGCCGAGCGCGGTGAGTCCGCGCCGCGACTGCGCATCTCCTTCTGGTGCTCCAACGGACACGAGACGGTGCCCAGCTTCGCCAGCGACGCGCAGGTCCCCGATACTTGGGACTGCCCCCGCTGCGGCTTCCCGGCTGGTCAGGACCGGGACAACCCGCCGGACCCGCCCCGCACCGAGCCGTACAAGACGCACCTGGCGTATGTACGTGAGCGGCGCAGCGATGCGGACGGCGAGGCGATTCTCGCGGAGGCGCTCGCCAAACTGCGGGGCGAGATCTAG
- the whiA gene encoding DNA-binding protein WhiA, with protein MAMTAAVKDEISRLPVTRTCCRKAEVSAILRFAGGLHLVSGRIVIEAELDTAMAARRLKRDILEIFGHSSELIVMAPGGLRRGSRYVVRVVAGGDQLARQTGLVDGRGRPIRGLPPQVVSGATCDAEAAWRGAFLAHGSLTEPGRSSSLEVTCPGPEAALALVGAARRLQIAAKAREVRGVDRVVVRDGDAIGALLTRLGAHESVLAWEERRMRREVRATANRLANFDDANLRRSARAAVAAGARVQRALEILGDEVPEHLAAAGRLRMEHKQASLEELGALAEPVLTKDAVAGRIRRLLAMADKRAQDMGIPGTESNLSEELADNMAV; from the coding sequence ATGGCGATGACGGCAGCGGTGAAGGACGAAATCTCCCGGCTTCCCGTCACCCGGACCTGCTGCAGGAAGGCAGAGGTCTCGGCCATCCTGCGGTTCGCGGGCGGCCTTCACCTGGTGAGCGGCCGCATCGTGATCGAGGCGGAGCTGGACACGGCGATGGCCGCGCGGCGGCTGAAGCGGGACATTCTTGAGATTTTCGGGCACAGCTCGGAGCTGATCGTGATGGCTCCCGGCGGCCTGCGGCGCGGCTCGCGCTACGTCGTACGGGTGGTGGCGGGCGGCGACCAGCTGGCCCGGCAGACGGGCCTGGTGGACGGCCGTGGCCGCCCGATCAGAGGACTGCCGCCCCAGGTGGTCTCGGGGGCCACCTGTGACGCCGAGGCGGCGTGGCGCGGGGCCTTCCTCGCGCACGGCTCGCTGACCGAGCCGGGGCGCTCCTCCTCTCTTGAGGTGACCTGCCCGGGCCCGGAGGCGGCGCTCGCCCTGGTCGGCGCCGCGCGCAGGCTGCAGATCGCGGCCAAGGCCCGTGAGGTGCGCGGCGTGGACCGCGTCGTCGTCCGGGACGGCGACGCGATCGGCGCCCTGCTCACGCGGCTCGGCGCCCACGAGTCCGTGCTCGCCTGGGAAGAGCGGCGGATGCGCCGCGAGGTGCGCGCCACCGCCAACCGCCTGGCCAACTTCGACGACGCGAACCTGCGCCGCTCGGCCCGCGCGGCCGTCGCCGCGGGCGCCCGTGTGCAGCGCGCCCTGGAGATCCTCGGCGACGAGGTCCCCGAGCACCTCGCGGCGGCCGGACGGCTGCGCATGGAGCACAAGCAGGCCTCCCTGGAGGAGCTGGGCGCGCTCGCCGAGCCGGTCCTGACGAAGGACGCGGTCGCGGGCCGTATCCGCCGGCTGCTCGCCATGGCGGACAAGCGGGCGCAGGACATGGGGATTCCGGGCACGGAGTCCAACCTGAGCGAGGAGCTCGCCGACAACATGGCGGTCTGA
- the tpiA gene encoding triose-phosphate isomerase — MTTRTPLMAGNWKMNLNHLEAIAHVQKLAFALADKDYEAVEVAVLPPFTDLRSVQTLVDGDKLKIKYGAQDISAHDTGAYTGEISGPMLSKLKCTFVAVGHSERRQYHDETDEICNAKVKAAYRHGLTPILCIGEGLDIREAGQQIEYTLAQLDGGLKDLPAEQAESIVIAYEPVWAIGTGKVATPEDAQEVCGAIRGRLAELYSQELADKVRIQYGGSVKSGNVAAIMAQPDVDGALVGGAALDTDEFVKIVRFRDQ; from the coding sequence ATGACTACGCGTACCCCGCTGATGGCGGGCAACTGGAAGATGAACCTCAACCACCTCGAGGCCATCGCCCACGTCCAGAAGCTCGCCTTCGCCCTGGCCGACAAGGACTACGAGGCCGTCGAGGTCGCCGTCCTGCCCCCCTTCACCGACCTGCGCTCGGTGCAGACCCTGGTCGACGGCGACAAGCTCAAGATCAAGTACGGCGCCCAGGACATCTCGGCCCACGACACCGGTGCCTACACCGGTGAGATCTCGGGCCCGATGCTCTCGAAGCTGAAGTGCACGTTCGTGGCCGTGGGCCACTCCGAGCGCCGTCAGTACCACGACGAGACCGACGAGATCTGCAACGCCAAGGTGAAGGCCGCCTACCGGCACGGCCTGACCCCGATCCTCTGCATCGGCGAGGGCCTGGACATCCGTGAGGCCGGCCAGCAGATCGAGTACACCCTGGCCCAGCTCGACGGCGGTCTGAAGGACCTCCCCGCCGAGCAGGCCGAGTCCATCGTGATCGCGTACGAGCCGGTGTGGGCCATCGGCACCGGCAAGGTCGCGACCCCCGAGGACGCCCAGGAGGTGTGCGGCGCGATCCGCGGCCGCCTCGCCGAGCTGTACTCGCAGGAGCTCGCCGACAAGGTGCGCATCCAGTACGGCGGCTCCGTGAAGTCCGGCAACGTGGCCGCGATCATGGCGCAGCCCGACGTCGACGGCGCCCTGGTGGGCGGCGCGGCGCTCGACACGGACGAGTTCGTCAAGATCGTCCGCTTCCGCGACCAGTGA
- the gap gene encoding type I glyceraldehyde-3-phosphate dehydrogenase, with protein MTIRVGINGFGRIGRNYFRALLEQGADIEIVAVNDLGDTATTAHLLKYDTILGRLKAEVSHTEDTITVDGHTIKVLSERNPADIPWGQLGVDIVIESTGIFTKKADAEKHIAGGAKKVLISAPAKDEDITIVMGVNQDKYDAANHHVISNASCTTNCVAPMAKVLDENFGIVKGLMTTVHAYTNDQRILDFPHSDLRRARAAAENIIPTTTGAAKATALVLPQLKGKLDGIAMRVPVPTGSATDLVVDLQRDVTKDEVNAAFKKAADDGDLKGILFYTEDPIVSSDIVSDPASCTFDSSLTMVQEGKTVKILGWYDNEWGYSNRLVDLTVFVGGQL; from the coding sequence GTGACGATCCGCGTAGGCATCAACGGCTTCGGCCGCATCGGGCGCAACTACTTCCGAGCGCTGCTTGAGCAGGGTGCGGACATCGAGATCGTGGCTGTCAACGACCTGGGTGACACCGCGACTACGGCGCACCTCCTGAAGTACGACACCATCCTGGGCCGTCTCAAGGCCGAGGTGTCGCACACCGAGGACACCATCACGGTCGACGGCCACACCATCAAGGTGCTGTCCGAGCGCAACCCCGCCGACATCCCGTGGGGACAGCTCGGCGTCGACATCGTGATCGAGTCGACCGGCATCTTCACCAAGAAGGCCGATGCCGAGAAGCACATCGCCGGTGGCGCGAAGAAGGTCCTCATCTCGGCTCCGGCCAAGGACGAGGACATCACCATCGTGATGGGCGTCAACCAGGACAAGTACGACGCGGCCAACCACCACGTCATCTCGAACGCGTCCTGCACCACCAACTGTGTGGCGCCGATGGCGAAGGTTCTCGACGAGAACTTCGGCATCGTCAAGGGCCTGATGACGACGGTGCACGCGTACACCAACGACCAGCGCATCCTGGACTTCCCGCACTCGGACCTGCGCCGCGCCCGCGCCGCCGCCGAGAACATCATCCCGACCACGACCGGTGCCGCCAAGGCCACCGCTCTGGTCCTTCCGCAGCTCAAGGGCAAGCTCGACGGCATCGCGATGCGCGTCCCGGTCCCGACCGGCTCCGCCACCGACCTCGTCGTCGACCTGCAGCGCGATGTCACCAAGGACGAGGTCAACGCCGCGTTCAAGAAGGCCGCCGACGACGGTGACCTCAAGGGCATCCTCTTCTACACCGAGGACCCGATCGTGTCGTCCGACATCGTCAGCGACCCGGCCTCCTGCACCTTCGACTCCTCCCTGACCATGGTCCAGGAGGGCAAGACGGTGAAGATCCTCGGCTGGTACGACAACGAGTGGGGCTACTCCAACCGCCTCGTCGACCTCACGGTCTTCGTCGGCGGTCAGCTCTGA
- a CDS encoding phosphoglycerate kinase, with amino-acid sequence MKTIDELLAEGVEGKRVFVRADLNVPLADGTITDDGRIRAVLPTVTKLADAGAKVIVASHLGRPKGAPDPQFSLLPAAERLGELLGKPVAFAQDTVGPAAHDAVDGLEAGQVAVIENLRFNAGETSKDDTERGEFADQLAALADVYVGDGFGAVHRKHASVFDLPARLPHYAGFLIATEVGVLKKLTEDVKRPYVVALGGAKVSDKLAVIDQLLGKADRLLIGGGMAYTFLKAQGHEVGISLLQEDQVPKVKEYIKRAEESGVELVLPVDVLVSTEFPDLKTKAPANPTTVAADAIPADQEGLDIGPETRKLYASKLADAGTVFWNGPMGVFEHPDYAEGTKAIAQALLDSPAFTVVGGGDSAAAVRTLGFDENAFGHISTGGGASLEYLEGKTLPGLAALEN; translated from the coding sequence ATGAAGACGATTGACGAACTTCTCGCCGAAGGGGTCGAAGGCAAGCGGGTCTTCGTCCGCGCCGACCTCAATGTGCCGCTCGCCGACGGCACCATCACCGACGACGGCCGCATCCGCGCCGTCCTGCCGACCGTCACCAAGCTCGCCGACGCGGGCGCCAAGGTGATCGTCGCCTCGCACCTCGGCCGCCCCAAGGGTGCCCCGGACCCGCAGTTCTCGCTGCTGCCCGCCGCCGAGCGCCTCGGTGAGCTCCTCGGCAAGCCCGTGGCGTTCGCCCAGGACACCGTCGGCCCCGCCGCGCACGACGCGGTCGACGGCCTGGAGGCCGGCCAGGTCGCCGTCATCGAGAACCTCCGCTTCAACGCGGGCGAGACGTCCAAGGACGACACCGAGCGCGGCGAGTTCGCCGACCAGCTCGCCGCCCTCGCGGACGTCTACGTAGGCGACGGCTTCGGCGCGGTGCACCGCAAGCACGCCTCCGTGTTCGACCTGCCGGCGCGCCTTCCGCACTACGCGGGCTTCCTCATCGCCACCGAGGTCGGCGTCCTGAAGAAGCTCACCGAGGACGTCAAGCGCCCGTACGTCGTCGCGCTCGGCGGCGCCAAGGTCTCCGACAAGCTGGCCGTCATCGACCAGCTGCTCGGCAAGGCCGACCGCCTCCTGATCGGCGGCGGCATGGCGTACACCTTCCTCAAGGCCCAGGGCCACGAGGTCGGCATCTCCCTCCTCCAGGAGGACCAGGTCCCGAAGGTCAAGGAGTACATCAAGCGCGCCGAGGAGAGCGGCGTCGAGCTGGTCCTGCCCGTCGACGTGCTGGTCTCCACCGAGTTCCCGGACCTCAAGACCAAGGCCCCGGCCAACCCCACCACGGTCGCCGCGGACGCCATCCCGGCCGACCAGGAGGGTCTCGACATCGGTCCCGAGACCCGTAAGCTCTACGCCTCGAAGCTCGCCGACGCGGGCACCGTCTTCTGGAACGGCCCGATGGGCGTCTTCGAGCACCCCGACTACGCCGAGGGCACCAAGGCAATCGCCCAGGCACTCCTCGACTCCCCGGCCTTCACGGTCGTCGGCGGTGGCGACTCCGCCGCGGCCGTCCGGACCCTGGGCTTCGACGAGAACGCATTCGGCCACATTTCCACCGGCGGCGGCGCCTCCCTCGAATACCTCGAGGGCAAGACGCTCCCCGGCCTCGCCGCACTGGAGAACTGA
- the secG gene encoding preprotein translocase subunit SecG, with product MGFSIALIVFSLLMMLLVLMHKGKGGGLSDMFGGGMQSSVGGSSVAERNLDRITVVVGLLWFACIVVLGLLMKVNN from the coding sequence ATGGGGTTCTCGATCGCCCTGATCGTCTTCAGCCTGCTGATGATGCTTCTTGTCCTGATGCACAAGGGCAAGGGCGGCGGTCTTTCCGACATGTTCGGTGGCGGCATGCAGTCCTCCGTCGGCGGATCGTCGGTCGCCGAGCGCAACCTCGACCGCATCACTGTCGTGGTCGGTCTTCTCTGGTTCGCGTGCATTGTCGTGCTCGGCCTGTTGATGAAGGTGAACAACTGA